From the genome of Triticum aestivum cultivar Chinese Spring chromosome 3B, IWGSC CS RefSeq v2.1, whole genome shotgun sequence, one region includes:
- the LOC123071526 gene encoding histone-lysine N-methyltransferase ASHR3: protein MAGPPRPAPAAQPVRRSARLGPQAPHQPPCSPPPPSPPAAAGSPGGTDPRRSVRISVRTRVRGLPSAAPSSSRIRRKSPAAPLRRTVQACAEEWGAAKAASGAPAEECVLPFLPKGAPRKVECLICSRSILPDERTRCSGHHCEVTLHKVCSEKSDGSCPRHICFHCKRRTTWHRLKHVMPACAQCSLHQNRMAESVDPSKLMKSWSIWPSTIEGAGPAYDIEEAFRRLPLPYADQEFNIDPIKEELESVTKPPPYVHLKHNVYFVKKKCDGDAIEAKCSDCDPPLTCQIRCSCRSVSISCSQACKCSNKCTNRPFRREKRIGVVKTQHCGWGAIALETIEEGDFVIEFVGEVIDGARCEERLQDMRQRRDKNFYMCKVNNNFIIDATFRGNDCRFFNHSCRPNCQLENWQVSGKTRLGVFSLQGIRVGEPLTYNYSFEQHFGPQTECFCGAENCRGKL from the exons ATGGCGGGGCCTCCCCGCCCAGCGCCCGCCGCTCAGCCCGTCCGCCGCTCCGCCCGCCTCGGCCCACAGGCGCCCCACCAGCCCCCCTGCTCTCCCCCGCCACCGTCCCCGCCGGCCGCGGCGGGGTCCCCAGGAGGAACGGACCCCCGACGGTCGGTGCGCATCAGCGTCCGGACCCGCGTCCGTGGCCTCCCCTCGGCGGCGCCGTCGTCCTCGCGGATACGGCGCAAGTCCCCCGCGGCGCCTCTGCGGCGGACAGTACAGGCATGCGCGGAGGAGTGGGGGGCAGCGAAGGCCGCGTCAGGCGCCCCGGCGGAGGAGTGCGTCCTCCCTTTCCTCCCGAAAGGCGCGCCGAGGAAG GTTGAGTGCCTGATTTGCTCGAGGAGTATCCTGCCCGATGAAAGGACGCGATGTTCAGGTCATCACTGTGAAGTAACCTTGCACAAGGTTTGTTCTGAAAAAAGTGATGGAAGCTGCCCTCGACAT ATATGTTTTCACTGCAAAAGGAGAACAACTTGGCACCGGTTGAAACATGTAATGCCTGCATGTGCACAGTGTTCGCTGCATCAAAACAGAATGGCTGAATCTGTTGATCCTTCAAAGCTAATGAAAAGTTGGAGTATTTGGCCATCAACGATTGAG GGTGCAGGTCCAGCATATGACATTGAG GAAGCCTTCCGGCGATTACCTCTCCCGTATGCTGATCAAGAGTTCAATATTGACCCTATTAAGGAGGAGTTGGAAAGTGTGACAAAACCACCTCCATATGTACATTTGAAGCATA ATGTATATTTCGTCAAGAAGAAATGTGATGGTGATGCCATTGAAGCTAAATGCAGTGATTGTGACCCTCCTCTGACCTGTCAAATAAGATGCTCGTGCAG GTCTGTGTCCATTAGCTGCTCTCAGGCTTGCAAGTGCTCAAATAAGTGCACTAACAGACCATTTCGCAGAGAGAAAAGGATCGGGGTTGTTAAG ACACAACATTGTGGATGGGGTGCCATAGCATTGGAAACCATCGAGGAAGGTGATTTTGTGATAGAGTTTGTTGGAGAAG TTATAGATGGCGCGAGATGTGAAGAAAGGCTTCAAGACATGAGACAGCGCCGAGATAAAAATTTCTACATGTGTAAAGTCAACAACAACTTTATAATAGATGCAACATTCAGAGGAAATGATTGCCGCTTTTTTAACCACAGCTGCAGACCTAACTGTCAGTTGGAAAATTG GCAAGTTAGTGGCAAGACAAGGCTAGGTGTGTTTTCTTTACAGGGTATACGAGTGGGTGAGCCCTTGACCTACAATTACAG CTTCGAACAACATTTTGGTCCACAGACAGAATGTTTCTGTGGTGCTGAAAACTGCCGAGGGAAGCTGTGA
- the LOC123065991 gene encoding E3 ubiquitin-protein ligase PUB23-like, with amino-acid sequence MAAMVPPTATPAEVPSYFLCPISLQLMRDPVTLPTGISYDRAAISRWLAASAAPAACSTSQRTCPVTRQPLEPELQLTPNHTLRRLIGSWVASISPGSDVEGEVAALRPVHRDELASLLSDAAAAQVGALRKLGELVAECEDTRAMLESQDGVFDALSRVLTGASACSTAREEAVGVLASLRIPEQELVRIVSRHGNLAESLTAVLRSSNLQSRAQAVRLVRSLADVSVPAWVIGLNQELLAEVIRVVRDRVSTRATKAALHALSALCPYGRNRVKIVGAGAVPALVELLLDEPERRVCELALAVLDRLCTCAEGRAELVAHAAGVAVVGKKVLRVSEAASERAVRVLRSVARHAATPAVLQEMAQAGVVGKLCLALRSELCGVKTKEKAHEVLKLHSRIWRSSPCLSPKFLALYPS; translated from the coding sequence ATGGCAGCCATGGTGCCGCCGACCGCGACGCCCGCCGAGGTGCCGTCCTACTTCCTCTGTCCGATCTCGCTCCAGCTCATGCGCGACCCGGTCACGCTGCCCACCGGCATCTCCTACGACCGCGCCGCCATCTCGCGCTGGCTCGCCGCGTCTGCTGCGCCGGCCGCGTGCAGCACCAGCCAGCGCACCTGCCCCGTCACGCGCCAGCCGCTCGAGCCGGAGCTCCAGCTCACGCCCAACCACACCCTCCGCCGCCTCATCGGCTCCTGGGTCGCGTCCATCTCCCCCGGCTCCGACGTCGAGGGGGAGGTGGCCGCGCTGAGGCCCGTGCACCGCGACGAGCTCGCGTCGCTGCTCTCCGACGCCGCCGCTGCCCAGGTCGGCGCGCTCAGGAAGCTGGGGGAGTTGGTGGCCGAGTGCGAGGACACGAGGGCAATGCTGGAGTCCCAGGATGGCGTGTTCGACGCGCTGTCTCGTGTCCTCACCGGCGCCAGCGCTTGCTCCACGGcgcgggaggaggcggtcggggtcCTCGCGTCGCTCCGGATCCCGGAGCAGGAGCTGGTCCGCATCGTGTCCAGGCACGGCAACCTGGCGGAGTCCCTCACGGCCGTGCTCCGCTCGTCCAACCTGCAGTCGAGGGCGCAGGCCGTGCGGCTCGTGAGGTCCCTGGCCGACGTGTCCGTGCCGGCCTGGGTGATCGGGCTGAACCAGGAGCTCCTCGCCGAGGTGATCCGCGTGGTCCGCGACCGAGTCTCGACGCGCGCCACCAAGGCGGCGCTCCACGCGCTCTCCGCGCTCTGCCCGTACGGCCGGAACCGCGTCAAGATCGTCGGCGCGGGCGCGGTGCCGGCGCTCGTGGAGCTGCTGCTGGACGAGCCCGAGCGGCGGGTCTGCGAGCTCGCGCTGGCCGTGCTGGACCGGCTGTGCACGTGCGCCGAGGGGCGCGCCGAGCTGGTGGCGCACGCGGCGGGCGTGGCCGTGGTGGGCAAGAAGGTGCTGCGGGTGTCGGAGGCGGCCAGCGAGCGGGCGGTGCGCGTGCTGAGGTCCGTCGCACGGCACGCGGCGACGCCGGCCGTGCTGCAGGAGATggcgcaggccggcgtcgtgggcaagCTGTGCCTGGCGCTGCGGTCCGAGCTGTGCGGGGTGAAGACCAAAGAGAAGGCGCACGAGGTGCTCAAGCTGCACTCCAGGATCTGGAGGAGCTCACCGTGCTTGTCTCCCAAGTTCTTGGCGCTCTACCCTTCGTGA
- the LOC123071527 gene encoding protein EARLY RESPONSIVE TO DEHYDRATION 15, whose amino-acid sequence MEVVTGSNGGRLNPWAEPFVPGSWCRPAPVQAAAAEVEDFSPEWWRLVASSPSFRDSWLRDYGDLGLLDADEGPDDSDAFFPPPRHNDGEERKGEAAVKKSGGEVAPWGIEKWWRAHVASPPEVPKYAEKAPAKVLGGGRFSPRTIQQPR is encoded by the exons ATGGAGGTGGTGACCGGCAGCAACGGCGGGAGGCTGAACCCGTGGGCGGAGCCCTTCGTGCCGGGGAGCTGGTGCCGCCCCGCCCCCGTGCAGGCGGCCGCGGCGGAGGTCGAGGACTTCTCGCCCGAGTGGTGGCGCCTCGTCGCCTCCTCGCCGTCCTTCCGCGACAGCTGGCTCCGCGACTACGGCGACCTGGGGCTGCTGGACGCCGACGAAGGCCCAGATGACAGCGACGCCTTCTTCCCTCCGCCGCGCCACAACG ATGGGGAGGAGAGGAAGGGAGAAGCCGCCGTCAAGAAGAGCGGGGGCGAGGTGGCGCCCTGGGGGATCGAGAAGTGGTGGCGGGCGCACGTCGCCTCGCCGCCGGAGGTCCCGAAGTACGCGGAGAAGGCGCCTGCTAAGGTCCTGGGCGGCGGCAGGTTCAGCCCCCGCACCATCCAGCAGCCTCGCTAA